From the Carya illinoinensis cultivar Pawnee chromosome 4, C.illinoinensisPawnee_v1, whole genome shotgun sequence genome, one window contains:
- the LOC122306716 gene encoding auxin-binding protein ABP19a-like, which produces MLPFHAINVTPKILVRMISPVLIFIIFSLLLISSSHAAVQDFCVADFTAPESPAGYACKKPADVTVDDFIFSGFRIPGNTSNFIKTGVIPAFAAEFPGVNGLGISMIRADVEVGGVVPLHTHPGGSEVLHVVKGKMLAGFISTANKVYIKTLEKGDIMVFPQGLLHFSLNAGRSRALLFVSFSSANPGFQLVPNALFQNDLPTEVIAATTFLDTAQIKKLKAILGGTG; this is translated from the coding sequence ATGTTACCATTCCATGCCATCAATGTTACACCAAAAATACTTGTGAGGATGATATCTCCGGTACTtatcttcatcatcttttctCTCCTTCTAATTTCATCCTCCCATGCTGCTGTGCAAGACTTCTGTGTCGCTGACTTCACAGCCCCTGAAAGCCCTGCAGGCTACGCATGCAAGAAGCCTGCAGACGTAACGGTGgatgattttattttctctggCTTCCGTATTCCAGGCAACACCTCTAACTTCATTAAAACCGGGGTGATCCCAGCATTTGCCGCAGAGTTTCCTGGTGTAAACGGCCTTGGGATTTCTATGATTCGTGCGGACGTGGAGGTTGGGGGAGTTGTGCCATTACACACACATCCTGGAGGTTCAGAAGTCCTTCATGTTGTGAAAGGAAAAATGTTGGCTGGGTTCATTTCCACGGCCAATAAAGTTTACATCAAGACTCTTGAGAAGGGGGATATTATGGTTTTCCCTCAAGGATTACTACACTTCTCACTGAATGCCGGACGTTCTCGAGCTCTTTTATTTGTTAGCTTCAGTAGTGCAAACCCAGGTTTCCAGCTTGTGCCCAACGCTTTGTTTCAAAACGACTTACCCACCGAAGTGATAGCGGCAACTACTTTCCTCGACACTGCTCAGATTAAGAAGCTTAAAGCCATTCTTGGTGGAACTGGTTAA